The sequence CGCCCGTCAGCAATCTCTGGCAGCTCACCCAGCCGGAGTGGCAGGGAAGGGTGCTGATGGTCGATCCGAGCCAGCGTGGCGAACTGCTCGACCTCCTGACCGAGATCGCGCTACATCCGGACGAGATGGCAGCCGCCTACAAGGCCCATTTCGGCAAGGATATCGAAGTGGAAGGCGATCTCCAGGGTGCCGGCGAGCAGTTCATCAAGGACCTCTTCGCCAACGACCTGATCCTGGTTCCCAACAGCGACGTGCTCAACAAGTCGGTGGGCGACGTCAACGCCAAGAACCCGCCGGTCGGTTTCGGCACCTATTCCGACCGTCGCGACAACGCGAAGGAAGGCTGGGCGCTGCAGATCGCCAACAATGTCGAGCCGGCCAACGGCATCCTCTTTCCGGCGGTTCTGACGGTCGCCGACAAGGCGCCTCATCCGGCAGCCGCTCGTTTGCTGATCGACTTCATGTTCGGCGACGACACGCCGACCGGCGGGGCGGGCTTCGAGCCCTTCAACGTCCCCGGCGACTACGCAACCCGCAAGACCATCGCCCACCATCCGGACTCGGTGAAACTCGATGACTTGAAGGCCTGGACGATCGATCCGGCAAAGACGGCCGCCGCGCGCGGACGCATCGCCGACCTGATCATCACGCTCCAGTAACGGAAACCGTCTGTCGGCATGCTCTACACCGGGCGTGCCGACAGACGCCGAGGCCCTGACATGACATCCCTATCGATATC comes from Ensifer sp. PDNC004 and encodes:
- a CDS encoding ABC transporter substrate-binding protein — encoded protein: MLKKLTSAALAACFALPSLAMASDLDGLTPQQLLPLAQKEGSVTVFSLSSRIAKIEKAFEEAYPGIDLIGLDMSSTKQIARIEAEQQAGVHAVDVLYIADTPVVFTKLLEGKRIVNYVPPRVANELEDRYKAPLLTQRLSTKVLMYNEKAFPDGSPVSNLWQLTQPEWQGRVLMVDPSQRGELLDLLTEIALHPDEMAAAYKAHFGKDIEVEGDLQGAGEQFIKDLFANDLILVPNSDVLNKSVGDVNAKNPPVGFGTYSDRRDNAKEGWALQIANNVEPANGILFPAVLTVADKAPHPAAARLLIDFMFGDDTPTGGAGFEPFNVPGDYATRKTIAHHPDSVKLDDLKAWTIDPAKTAAARGRIADLIITLQ